In the genome of Sinorhizobium chiapasense, the window GCCTTGGCGATCAGCACTCGCCGCTTCATCCCGCCCGAAAGCTCGCGCAGCATGTTGTCTTTCTTGTCCCAGAGCGACAGGTCCTTCAGCACCTTCTCGATATGGGCGGGATCCGGTTTCTTGCCGTGCAGCCCGCGCGAGAAGGAGACGGTATTCCATACCGTTTCGAAGGCATCGGTGGTGAGTTCCTGCGGCACAAGGCCGATCATTGCCCGCGTCTGGCGGAAATCGTGCACGACGTCGTGGCCATCGACCGTCACATGGCCCCCGCTTGCATTGACGATGCCACAGATGATCGAAATCATCGTCGTCTTGCCGGCCCCGTTCGGCCCCAACAAAGCGAGGATTTCGCCTTGCTCGATATCGAGGCTGACGCCTTTCAGCGCCTTGAAGCCCGATGCATAGGTCTTCGAGAGATTGGAAACGGAAACGATGGGCGCCATGCAAACGGGTCCGGGAATGGTGCGGGTTGGGCAGGATGCCGCTCTATATGGGCCAATTCGTACGGAATTGCAGCCCATGCCGGTCAAAATTCCCCGCGACACACCGTAAACCGGTCGCGTTCGCGAGCATCGGCATTTCCAAGTCGGAGCACCTTTCTCTGCAGACTAGCCGAGGTTAGGTAACCTGCCCCGCGTCGCGCGGCGATTTTCGCAGCCAAGACCGCGCAACCTCCAGGCGATCATACGCTGTCATTCCGGCAAACATCGCGGCGACGAACAGAAAGGTCGCAGGGAGGCCAAGGGCGAGCGAGGCGAGCGCGGGACCGGGGCAGAGCCCTACCATGCCCCAGCCGATGCCAAAAATCGCCGAACCCGCAATCAGGCGCCGGTCGACGACGCTCGTCGCCGGCAGGTGAAAGCGCTCGTCGAACAGCGGTTTCCGCATCCGGCGGGCAACGACAGCGCCGACGGCCGCCACTGCAACGGCGCCGCCGAGCACGAAGGCGAGGCTCGGGTTCCAGTCTCGCGCAATATCAAGAAAACCGCGTACGCGCGCAGGATCGAGCATGCCGGAGAGCGAGAGGCCCAGGCCGAAAATCACGCCCGAAGCGAGCGACGCGACGATCCGAAAACAGTTGCCGTTCGTCATGCGAAAATTCCCATCACGTAAACCGTCAGGATCGCCGTAGTCATGAAGGTCGCGACTGCCACTATCGAGCGTCTTGAAAGTCGCGCCAATCCGACCACGCCGTGGCCACTCGTGCAGCCGGACCCCATGCGAGAGCCGAAGCCGACCAGGAAGCCACCGACGACCAGGATCGGCCACGAAGCCGTCAGCGTCACCTCCGGCCATTGCCCGGACAAGAGGCGGAACAGCACCGGGCCGCAGGCCAAACCGACGACAAAGGCGGCTCCGGCGGCCAGCTGCACGCCCTGCAACAGTCGGCCGGCGATCCCGCTGATGCCTGCCACCCGGCCTGTGGCGAGCACCAGCACCGCCGCGGAAAGGCCGATCAACATGCCGCCCGCAAGCGCATTCCAGTAGTCGGTCAACGTTTCTCTCCGTCGCGGCAGAAGATCTCGTAGAGCGCCATCACCAGCCGCGAGGCTTTCTCCTCGGCGAGACGATAGAAGATCTGCTTGGCGTCTCGCCGCGTTGCGACGATGCCGGCCTCGCGCAGCACCGTCAGCTGCTGCGACAAGGTTGGCTGGTGAATGCCGAGCATCTCCTCCAACTGGCTGACCGAATGTTCGCCTTCAACGAGGGTGCAGACGATCATCAGTCGATTCGCGTTGGCGAGCGTCTTGAGCAGCGTCGTAGCGTCGCCGGCTCGCACGCTCATGTCCGGGCGCACGTTTCGAAATTTCATCACGGTTCCCATCGCCTTCTCCCGTCAGTTCCACGCAGCGCCCAGCAGCGCATTGAGCGGAAACTTCAGATAGCGCGCGCCGTTCGATTCCGGCTCCGGCAGCCGGCCGCCGCAAATATTGACTTGCAACGCGTGCAGGATGAGCTTCGGCATCGGCAGCGTCTTGTCACGCGCCTCGCGCAGCCGAACGAAGTCGTCCTCCGTCAATCCGGCCAGATGCGCATTGCAGCGCTCTTCTTCACCAACCGTACTTTCCCAACGTGCCTCGCGGCCGTTCGGCCGGTAGTCATGGCCGGTGAAAACGCGGGTTTCGTCGGGCAAGGCAAGGATCGTATTGATCGAGCGCCATAACTGGCGCGCATCGCCACCCGGAAAATCCGTCCGGGCAGTGCCGCTATCTGGCATGAAGATCGTGTCGTGCACGAAGGCCGCGTCGCCGATGATATAGGTCACGGATGCCAGCGTATGGCCCGGCGAATGCATGACCGAGGCCGCGATGGAACCGACGGAAAAGCGTTCGCCGTCGACGAAGAGATGATCCCACTGCGAACCATCCGTCGCCAGGTCCGGCCAGTTATAGATCTCCTTCCAGAGACACTGGACCTTCCGAATCTCGGCGCCAATCGCGGTTGGCGCGCCGGTCTTTTCTTTCAGATGGGCAGCCGCGGAAAAATGGTCCGCGTGCGGATGGGTGTCCAGGATCCATTCGACGGTCAATTCGTTATCGCGGACATAGTCGAGGATCAGGTCCGCTTGCTCGGTCGCCGTCGCCCCCGATTTTTCGTCGAAATCGAGCACGGGATCGATGATCGCACAGCGCTTCGTCGCGGGATCCGAAGCAACATACTGGATACTTCCCGTTCGGGGTTCGTAGAAACCTTTCACGTCCGGTCTTGCAATCGGGTCCACAGGCATGATCCCCCCCATAAAGTCATACAATATATAATTAAGTATATTATATATTGTAGACATTACAAGCGAAAAGCCGCGATCCAGCGCCGCGACGGCCGAAATGACAAGGTATGGAGGAGCTGACGCTTCGTTCCCGTCAGCCGTAGAGGCTGTAGAAGAACCGGGCAGCGATGAGCACCATGAAAACGCCGAATCCCGCCTCGAGCTGTCGCCTGCCCATGGCATGGGCAAGCCGCACGCCGAGGGGCGCGACGAGCAAGGTTATCGGGATGATCAGCGCCACGGCAATCCAGTTGATGAATCCGGTCGAAAGCGGCGGTAGGCCCGACGCACCCCACCCTGCCCAAATGTAGCCGAAGAGGCCCGGGATCGAGATCAGCACGCCAACGCCGGCGGAGGTGGCGACCGCCTGGTGAATCGGTCGGCTGTACAAGGTCATGAAGGTGTTGTTGAGCACGCCGCCGCCGATTCCCATGAGACCGGAAAGAATGCCGATCCCGACTCCGACCAGCCACTTGATCGGGTTCCTCGGGAGATCCGTGCCGATGTTCCAGCTCGCGCGGTTGAAGATCATCCGGAAGGCCAAGGCGAGCGCGATCACGGCGAAGATCAGGCGCAACGTCTCGCTGCCGACATGGGCTGCGATCACCGAGGCGAGGATCGCGCCGAGCGGCACCGCCACGATCCAGTTGCGCAGCAGGTCGATATCAACCACGCCGCGACGGTAGTGCGACAGGAACGAACGGACCGAAGTCGGAACGATGATCGCGATCGACGTGCCGACGGAAAGATGCATTCTGACCGCGTCATCGATGCCGAGCAGGCCGAAAACCTGATAGAAGACCGGCACGAGAATGGCCCCGCCGCCGATGCCGAAGAGGCCGGCGAGCACTCCGGCGACGACGCCGGCCGCCGCCAGCGCCAATGCAAACATCATCAATTCCGAGGCCGGCGGCATGAAGAAACTCGATTTTGCTGGATTCCGGCAAAGACGAATCCGGATCAGGGCTGCTTGCCTATCACTGTCATGAAACGGTGATGCTTTTCAATCACTTTGACCCGGCGTGGAGCGCCCTCGCTCTCCGTGATTTGCACTCCGGAGTCCCCTATTCTCCGGTATTTGGCCGGCTTTCCCCGCCGGCCTCTTTTTTTGCCTGCGTGGCGTCGCGGCCGCGATTCGGGAATTGCCCGAGTTTCAGAGGTCAGTCGCAATGCCGATAACCGGACTTGCGCGTTCTCAGGTCGAAGTGGAAGTG includes:
- a CDS encoding YeeE/YedE family protein, producing the protein MTNGNCFRIVASLASGVIFGLGLSLSGMLDPARVRGFLDIARDWNPSLAFVLGGAVAVAAVGAVVARRMRKPLFDERFHLPATSVVDRRLIAGSAIFGIGWGMVGLCPGPALASLALGLPATFLFVAAMFAGMTAYDRLEVARSWLRKSPRDAGQVT
- a CDS encoding YeeE/YedE family protein; this encodes MTDYWNALAGGMLIGLSAAVLVLATGRVAGISGIAGRLLQGVQLAAGAAFVVGLACGPVLFRLLSGQWPEVTLTASWPILVVGGFLVGFGSRMGSGCTSGHGVVGLARLSRRSIVAVATFMTTAILTVYVMGIFA
- the bigR gene encoding sulfite-sensing transcriptional repressor BigR produces the protein MGTVMKFRNVRPDMSVRAGDATTLLKTLANANRLMIVCTLVEGEHSVSQLEEMLGIHQPTLSQQLTVLREAGIVATRRDAKQIFYRLAEEKASRLVMALYEIFCRDGEKR
- a CDS encoding MBL fold metallo-hydrolase; protein product: MPWAGDSSRRDSAFSWCSSLPGSSTASTADGNEASAPPYLVISAVAALDRGFSLVMSTIYNILNYILYDFMGGIMPVDPIARPDVKGFYEPRTGSIQYVASDPATKRCAIIDPVLDFDEKSGATATEQADLILDYVRDNELTVEWILDTHPHADHFSAAAHLKEKTGAPTAIGAEIRKVQCLWKEIYNWPDLATDGSQWDHLFVDGERFSVGSIAASVMHSPGHTLASVTYIIGDAAFVHDTIFMPDSGTARTDFPGGDARQLWRSINTILALPDETRVFTGHDYRPNGREARWESTVGEEERCNAHLAGLTEDDFVRLREARDKTLPMPKLILHALQVNICGGRLPEPESNGARYLKFPLNALLGAAWN
- a CDS encoding sulfite exporter TauE/SafE family protein, with the translated sequence MPPASELMMFALALAAAGVVAGVLAGLFGIGGGAILVPVFYQVFGLLGIDDAVRMHLSVGTSIAIIVPTSVRSFLSHYRRGVVDIDLLRNWIVAVPLGAILASVIAAHVGSETLRLIFAVIALALAFRMIFNRASWNIGTDLPRNPIKWLVGVGIGILSGLMGIGGGVLNNTFMTLYSRPIHQAVATSAGVGVLISIPGLFGYIWAGWGASGLPPLSTGFINWIAVALIIPITLLVAPLGVRLAHAMGRRQLEAGFGVFMVLIAARFFYSLYG